In Thioalkalivibrio paradoxus ARh 1, the following are encoded in one genomic region:
- the tnpB gene encoding IS66 family insertion sequence element accessory protein TnpB (TnpB, as the term is used for proteins encoded by IS66 family insertion elements, is considered an accessory protein, since TnpC, encoded by a neighboring gene, is a DDE family transposase.): MIALDAHTKVYLARGHTDMRCQIDGLAARVEDVLQADPFSSHLFVFCNRARDKIKVLVWYRNGFWLWYRRLEKQRFWWPAGTEQSSVELSVRELQWLLEGLDPTAVQGHLKASFSLL; encoded by the coding sequence ATGATCGCCTTGGACGCGCACACCAAGGTGTATCTGGCGCGCGGCCACACCGACATGCGCTGCCAGATCGACGGTCTCGCGGCGCGGGTCGAGGACGTGCTGCAGGCGGATCCGTTTTCCTCGCACCTGTTCGTGTTCTGCAACCGGGCGCGGGACAAGATCAAGGTGCTGGTGTGGTACCGGAACGGCTTCTGGCTGTGGTACCGGCGCCTGGAGAAGCAGCGCTTCTGGTGGCCGGCGGGCACCGAGCAGAGTTCGGTTGAACTGTCGGTGCGCGAACTGCAGTGGTTGCTGGAGGGCCTGGATCCGACCGCCGTGCAGGGCCATCTCAAGGCGTCTTTTTCTCTGCTTTAG
- the tnpA gene encoding IS66 family insertion sequence element accessory protein TnpA, whose amino-acid sequence MWGVRRSRQEWERLVRGWERSGLSQQAYCERRGISVASLQRWRRLLAPEPRTESPVAAPVPEFVPVTLVDDAPGTRAADLTLVLAGGLRLEIGPGCSAETLQRVLGVLRERA is encoded by the coding sequence ATGTGGGGCGTGCGGCGCAGTCGGCAGGAGTGGGAGCGGCTGGTGCGGGGCTGGGAGCGCAGCGGTCTGTCGCAGCAGGCGTACTGTGAGCGGCGCGGGATTTCGGTGGCCAGCCTGCAGCGCTGGCGGCGACTGCTGGCGCCGGAGCCCCGGACCGAGTCGCCGGTGGCGGCCCCGGTGCCGGAGTTCGTGCCGGTCACCCTGGTCGATGACGCGCCCGGGACGCGGGCTGCCGATCTGACGCTGGTGCTGGCCGGTGGTCTGCGTCTGGAGATCGGGCCGGGGTGTTCGGCCGAGACGCTGCAGCGGGTGCTGGGTGTGCTGCGGGAGCGCGCATGA
- a CDS encoding PA domain-containing protein — protein sequence MISVRTLGSLSAVVLVAMMPLSVAMAQPGGGANPCATPAGANNPNCDEHGTFNPSGAGLPEPEEPEPGTLEDLVRIYAPSGAAGVYEAVAADFGPPPTAEGVDGTVEVVNSASGVPSEGCGPLTGFNYGAIAVVDRGGCQFATKVANAEAAGAVAVIVVNDVATAPIVMGAAVDSAGITSVMVSQADGAAIKAGLPADGTVGLIPDVILLPNLVTVHLPSIAAGVYGATGAAFGPSPTQAGATGALVVVNDATDQYYQGCETLFGFPAGAIAVIERGTCPFVQKVGNAQQAGAIAAIVINNVEGAPITMGGSSDDVTIPSVMVSQADGATIVAGLEAEGTVGLNPDLGEPITLPNLLAVDPPSSAAGVYGVTGAAFGPATTESGVSGELALVNDGSGNPTLGCDPLVGFPATAIAVVDRGVCPFVQKVANAQAAGAVAVIVVNNIAGNPINLGGSDPSATIPSGMISLADGAALKAGLPATGTFSSNPNAPTEP from the coding sequence ATGATCAGTGTGCGAACCCTGGGCTCGCTCAGTGCCGTGGTGCTTGTTGCCATGATGCCTCTGAGCGTCGCAATGGCGCAGCCCGGCGGTGGCGCGAACCCCTGCGCCACGCCGGCGGGCGCGAACAACCCCAACTGCGACGAACACGGTACGTTCAACCCGAGCGGCGCCGGCTTGCCGGAGCCCGAAGAGCCCGAACCCGGAACACTCGAGGATCTCGTGCGCATCTACGCACCATCGGGGGCCGCGGGGGTCTACGAGGCCGTAGCGGCGGACTTCGGTCCGCCCCCGACCGCGGAAGGGGTCGACGGGACGGTCGAGGTCGTGAACAGCGCGTCCGGCGTGCCCTCCGAGGGCTGCGGCCCGCTGACCGGTTTCAACTACGGGGCCATCGCGGTCGTGGACCGCGGCGGCTGCCAGTTCGCGACCAAGGTCGCCAACGCGGAGGCAGCGGGTGCCGTCGCGGTGATCGTGGTAAACGACGTCGCGACGGCGCCGATCGTGATGGGCGCCGCGGTCGATAGCGCCGGGATCACCTCGGTCATGGTGTCGCAGGCCGACGGCGCGGCGATCAAGGCGGGTCTGCCCGCCGATGGCACCGTGGGACTAATCCCCGACGTGATCCTGCTGCCGAACCTCGTGACGGTTCATCTGCCCTCGATCGCCGCCGGTGTCTACGGCGCCACCGGCGCGGCATTCGGGCCGTCGCCGACGCAGGCGGGGGCCACTGGCGCTCTCGTCGTGGTGAACGATGCCACGGACCAGTACTACCAAGGCTGCGAAACGCTCTTCGGGTTCCCGGCCGGCGCGATCGCCGTCATCGAGCGGGGTACCTGCCCGTTCGTGCAGAAGGTGGGGAACGCGCAGCAGGCCGGTGCCATCGCGGCGATCGTGATCAACAACGTCGAGGGCGCCCCGATCACAATGGGCGGGTCGTCGGACGACGTCACGATCCCCTCGGTCATGGTGTCGCAGGCCGACGGCGCTACGATCGTCGCCGGGCTTGAGGCAGAAGGCACCGTCGGGCTGAATCCCGACCTTGGCGAGCCGATCACCCTGCCCAACCTGCTGGCGGTCGACCCGCCGTCGAGCGCGGCCGGCGTGTACGGCGTGACCGGGGCTGCGTTCGGGCCGGCCACCACCGAGTCCGGGGTCAGCGGCGAGCTGGCGCTCGTAAACGACGGCTCGGGCAACCCGACCCTGGGCTGCGACCCGCTCGTCGGCTTCCCGGCGACCGCGATCGCCGTGGTCGACCGGGGCGTCTGCCCGTTCGTCCAGAAGGTCGCGAACGCGCAGGCCGCCGGTGCTGTCGCAGTGATCGTGGTGAACAACATCGCCGGCAACCCGATCAACCTCGGCGGTTCCGACCCATCGGCGACGATCCCGTCCGGGATGATCTCGCTGGCCGACGGAGCGGCACTCAAGGCGGGGCTTCCGGCCACCGGCACGTTCAGCAGCAACCCGAACGCGCCCACCGAACCGTAG
- a CDS encoding rhodanese-like domain-containing protein, with product MRWNVLARLGLAVLLLFPTALLADTVQGRIMEISRLANTIQIRVPDQDPVVIRFDANTRFVEADGIEDLAGNDLVEVEYTPGRPATQIRKVVFGLPPGIEIDVREVLAILTGDEPYTLVDTRPRGPFLSGTIPSSMNSFTRVDEADFIATLPEDKDRLLVFYCGGSTCPYTGEAVEMAQNAGYTNIKGYQGGIPDWRRTQLPLHADPNWVADRLNPGHVIIDTRNPVDSALGHLPGAVAMPAANFEVLTERFIREDREAMLPRVSDRRAPIILYSDQHHSDDVLIAFRELSSWGYGRVAILRDGFEGWQAAGLPVEHDQIAYAIDYQRQLLPGEISPEEFAATDLTRDDLIVLDVRSDQEIADGVIAGAIHIPLEKVEDSLDRLDKSKEILAVCATGIRAEMVYRVLNAAGYNVRFLNEHIEVAEDGSVRVL from the coding sequence ATGCGCTGGAATGTTCTGGCCCGACTGGGTCTCGCTGTGCTGCTTCTGTTTCCGACCGCACTGCTGGCGGACACGGTTCAGGGCCGGATCATGGAGATCTCGCGCCTCGCGAACACGATCCAGATCAGGGTTCCTGATCAGGACCCGGTCGTGATCCGCTTCGATGCGAATACCCGTTTCGTCGAGGCTGACGGCATCGAGGACCTTGCCGGGAACGACCTGGTCGAGGTCGAGTACACGCCGGGGCGCCCGGCGACCCAGATCCGCAAGGTGGTCTTCGGGTTGCCACCGGGTATCGAGATCGATGTCCGCGAGGTGCTCGCGATTCTCACCGGAGATGAGCCTTACACGCTCGTCGACACGCGGCCCCGCGGACCGTTCCTCTCGGGCACGATTCCCTCGTCGATGAATTCCTTCACCCGTGTCGATGAGGCGGATTTCATCGCAACGCTGCCCGAGGACAAGGACCGGTTGCTGGTCTTCTACTGCGGCGGTTCGACCTGCCCCTATACCGGCGAAGCGGTCGAAATGGCACAGAACGCCGGCTACACCAACATCAAGGGCTACCAGGGTGGAATCCCCGACTGGCGGCGGACGCAGCTCCCGTTGCACGCCGATCCGAACTGGGTGGCGGACCGCCTGAATCCTGGGCATGTGATCATCGACACGCGCAACCCGGTGGACAGCGCTCTGGGGCATCTGCCCGGCGCTGTCGCGATGCCGGCGGCGAATTTCGAGGTGCTGACCGAGCGCTTCATCCGCGAGGACCGGGAGGCGATGCTGCCGCGGGTCAGCGACCGGCGTGCGCCGATCATACTTTACAGCGACCAGCACCACAGCGATGACGTGCTGATCGCCTTCCGCGAACTGAGCAGTTGGGGGTACGGCCGGGTTGCGATTCTCAGGGACGGGTTCGAAGGCTGGCAGGCCGCCGGGCTGCCGGTCGAGCACGACCAGATCGCGTACGCGATCGACTATCAGCGGCAACTGCTGCCCGGGGAGATCTCGCCGGAGGAATTCGCGGCTACCGACCTGACCCGTGACGACCTGATCGTTCTCGACGTGCGTTCCGATCAGGAGATCGCAGACGGTGTGATCGCGGGAGCGATCCACATCCCGCTGGAGAAGGTCGAGGACAGCCTGGACCGGCTCGACAAGAGCAAGGAAATCCTTGCGGTCTGTGCGACCGGGATCCGTGCCGAGATGGTGTACCGCGTGCTCAATGCCGCGGGATACAACGTGCGTTTCCTGAACGAGCACATCGAAGTGGCCGAGGACGGTAGCGTCCGCGTGCTGTAG
- a CDS encoding molybdopterin-containing oxidoreductase family protein, whose product MKRREFLKLSAIVGAGAATPGLMTGCASPRLPGTGEVETSPTVCNVCFWRCAGTVYKEDGQPWKIEGNPGDLHSEGRFCTRGSGGLGMYRDPDRLRQPMLRVTENGRQTFKPVSWDEALDFIASRMNGIAETHGDDRLCLLSHGVGGAYFRRLLAAFGSTGFAQPSFAQCRGPRDVGFALTFGEGVGSPDRTDMEKSRCIVLIGSHLGENLHNSQVQTWIKAVANDATVITVDPRFSVAAGKSRYWLPIRPGTDMALLLAWIHVLIHEGLFDRDYVARYTTGLEQLAEHVLPFSPEWAFLETGIEADLIRETAREMARHAPATLVHPGRHVTWYGDDTQRSRAIAILSALLGSWGREGGYFIPESVQLPGYPTPEPPEPRSDWMAEVQKDYPLAPVGITNVIIEDSIGDDAFFKGWFVYGTNLPYSIPASAAQIEAAAQSLDLLVVVDTMPYAITGYADVVLPECTYLERLDPIRNSPERQPSLAVSFPAFEPRYDSKPAWWIAKQIAERLGLGAHFPWDDYAEELDWQLQQVGSSLDEMRRLGVKNFPRTTAQYFEPGGAREFRTPSGRIELYSETLAAYGYDPLPGYTPPTRPPERYFHLNYGRAPAHTFGRTINNPTLFELMPENAVWVNPLVARDFGLRSGDYVQLRNQDGVTSNRVRVRVTERIRPDSVYIVHGFGHRDPRLRLADQRGADDNDLMTRVLIDPIMGGTGMRGNFVTLVPEEQLA is encoded by the coding sequence ATGAAGCGTCGCGAATTCCTCAAGCTCTCCGCGATCGTCGGTGCGGGTGCGGCGACACCGGGTCTGATGACCGGTTGCGCCAGCCCCCGGCTGCCGGGCACCGGCGAGGTCGAGACCAGTCCCACCGTCTGCAACGTCTGCTTCTGGCGCTGCGCGGGAACCGTGTACAAGGAGGACGGACAGCCTTGGAAGATCGAGGGCAACCCCGGTGACCTCCACTCCGAGGGGCGCTTCTGCACGCGCGGCAGCGGCGGACTGGGCATGTACCGGGATCCGGATCGCCTGCGTCAGCCGATGCTGAGGGTCACGGAAAACGGTCGGCAGACGTTCAAACCCGTATCCTGGGACGAAGCCCTCGACTTCATCGCCTCTCGCATGAACGGGATTGCCGAGACGCACGGAGACGACCGTCTCTGTCTGTTGTCTCACGGTGTCGGCGGCGCCTATTTCCGGCGGCTTCTCGCAGCCTTCGGCTCGACCGGGTTCGCCCAGCCGTCGTTCGCGCAGTGCCGCGGGCCGCGCGATGTTGGTTTCGCGCTCACCTTTGGCGAGGGGGTGGGGTCGCCCGACCGTACCGACATGGAAAAGTCGCGTTGCATCGTGCTGATCGGTTCCCATCTCGGCGAGAACCTGCATAACAGCCAGGTCCAGACCTGGATCAAGGCGGTTGCGAACGATGCCACGGTGATCACCGTCGATCCGCGCTTCTCGGTCGCGGCGGGCAAGTCGCGATACTGGCTGCCGATCCGGCCCGGTACCGATATGGCATTGTTGCTCGCGTGGATCCACGTGCTGATCCACGAGGGGCTTTTTGATCGCGACTACGTCGCCCGCTACACGACCGGCCTCGAGCAACTGGCCGAACACGTGCTGCCGTTCAGTCCGGAATGGGCCTTCCTCGAAACCGGGATCGAAGCCGACCTGATCCGCGAGACCGCGCGCGAGATGGCGCGGCATGCGCCGGCAACGCTGGTGCACCCCGGGCGCCACGTGACCTGGTATGGAGACGACACCCAGCGCAGCCGGGCGATCGCGATCCTCAGCGCGCTGCTGGGGTCCTGGGGACGCGAGGGGGGGTATTTCATTCCCGAGTCGGTGCAGCTTCCCGGTTACCCCACGCCGGAGCCGCCCGAACCGCGCAGCGACTGGATGGCGGAGGTGCAGAAGGATTATCCGCTGGCGCCGGTCGGTATCACCAACGTGATCATCGAGGACTCGATCGGAGACGACGCCTTCTTCAAGGGCTGGTTCGTCTACGGGACGAATCTTCCCTATTCGATTCCAGCCAGCGCCGCGCAGATCGAGGCGGCTGCGCAGTCGCTCGACCTGCTCGTGGTCGTCGACACGATGCCCTATGCGATCACCGGCTATGCGGATGTGGTGCTGCCGGAGTGCACCTACCTCGAGCGCCTGGACCCGATCCGGAACAGTCCCGAGCGGCAGCCGTCGCTGGCCGTGTCGTTCCCGGCGTTCGAGCCCCGGTACGACAGCAAGCCCGCGTGGTGGATCGCGAAGCAGATTGCCGAACGGCTGGGGCTGGGAGCGCACTTCCCCTGGGACGACTACGCCGAGGAACTCGACTGGCAGTTGCAGCAGGTGGGCAGTTCGCTGGACGAGATGCGGCGGCTCGGGGTCAAGAACTTCCCGCGCACCACGGCGCAGTACTTCGAGCCAGGCGGGGCGCGCGAATTCCGGACGCCGAGCGGCAGGATCGAGCTGTACTCCGAGACGCTCGCCGCCTACGGGTACGATCCGCTGCCGGGATATACCCCGCCTACGCGCCCGCCGGAGCGTTACTTTCACCTGAATTACGGTCGGGCGCCGGCGCACACCTTCGGACGCACGATCAACAATCCGACACTGTTCGAGCTGATGCCCGAGAACGCGGTCTGGGTGAACCCCCTGGTGGCCAGGGATTTCGGTCTCCGTAGCGGTGACTACGTGCAGCTGCGCAACCAGGACGGGGTGACGAGCAATCGGGTCCGGGTCCGTGTGACCGAGCGGATCCGGCCCGATTCCGTGTACATCGTGCACGGCTTCGGGCACCGGGACCCGCGCCTGCGGCTCGCCGATCAGCGTGGCGCCGACGACAACGATCTGATGACCCGTGTTCTGATCGACCCGATCATGGGCGGTACCGGCATGCGCGGGAATTTCGTGACTCTGGTTCCTGAGGAGCAACTCGCATGA
- a CDS encoding 4Fe-4S dicluster domain-containing protein — MRVYAMVIDTNLCIGCGDCVVACKTENKLPAGLNRDWVVEATRGRYPDLTTEFRSERCNHCTHATCVHACPTGATYLWQNTNIVLVEPNKCTGCKACIVACPYDARLIMTPSGYVDKCTFCHHRVEKGDDPACVSACPTRCMHFGLLSDPQSTVSRLLATRRHKALLEETGNEPQVYYLT; from the coding sequence ATGAGGGTGTACGCGATGGTGATCGACACCAATCTCTGCATCGGCTGCGGAGATTGCGTGGTGGCCTGCAAGACGGAGAACAAGCTGCCGGCGGGCCTGAACCGGGACTGGGTCGTCGAGGCGACACGCGGGCGCTATCCCGATCTGACCACCGAGTTCCGCTCGGAGCGCTGCAACCATTGTACCCACGCCACCTGCGTGCACGCCTGCCCGACAGGCGCGACCTACCTGTGGCAGAACACGAACATCGTGCTGGTCGAGCCGAACAAGTGCACCGGCTGCAAGGCCTGCATCGTCGCCTGCCCGTACGACGCGCGGTTGATCATGACGCCGAGTGGCTATGTCGACAAATGCACCTTCTGCCATCACCGCGTCGAGAAGGGCGATGACCCGGCCTGTGTCAGCGCCTGTCCGACCCGTTGCATGCATTTCGGTCTGCTGAGCGATCCCCAGTCGACGGTGAGCCGTTTGCTGGCCACGCGCCGGCACAAGGCGCTGCTGGAAGAGACGGGGAACGAACCGCAGGTGTATTACCTGACCTGA
- the nrfD gene encoding NrfD/PsrC family molybdoenzyme membrane anchor subunit, producing the protein MLEEVLVTVRSNPGIDPSLAVWNWEIPLYLFLGGLVAGILLFGSLMVLLDREKDFPFVARKLPIWAFVGLSIGMFALFLDLSHKFYVWRFYTTFQVSSPMSWGAWILVLVYPVIILLTACTLREGYPALGRLVDRFRAGHALIEFACKHRALVAQWGIVLAVFLGFYTGILLSALSARPFWNTGFLAPLFLVSGMSAAAALVLLGTRSEIERHTFTRIDIVLIAVKLSLIALLLVNLATGSRVQIEAAQMVFEGEFAIPFWVFLVIPGLMIPLILEYWELKGRRRAWMLVSPVLVLYGSYMLRQLTVDMGQASSYVSYINAFDPTLLELLR; encoded by the coding sequence ATGTTGGAAGAAGTGCTGGTCACCGTACGCAGTAACCCCGGCATCGACCCGTCGCTGGCGGTGTGGAACTGGGAGATTCCGCTGTACCTGTTCCTCGGAGGACTGGTCGCGGGCATCCTGCTGTTTGGCTCGCTGATGGTGCTGCTCGACCGGGAAAAGGATTTTCCGTTCGTCGCCCGCAAGCTGCCGATCTGGGCGTTCGTCGGGCTGTCGATCGGCATGTTCGCGCTGTTCCTCGACCTCAGCCACAAGTTCTACGTGTGGCGGTTCTACACGACGTTCCAGGTGTCCTCGCCGATGTCCTGGGGTGCCTGGATCCTGGTGCTGGTCTATCCGGTGATCATTCTGCTGACGGCCTGCACGCTGCGCGAGGGGTATCCGGCGCTCGGGAGGCTGGTCGACCGCTTCCGCGCCGGTCACGCGCTGATCGAGTTCGCCTGCAAGCACCGGGCGCTGGTCGCGCAATGGGGCATTGTGCTGGCCGTCTTTCTCGGCTTCTATACCGGGATCCTGTTGTCTGCGCTGAGCGCCCGGCCGTTCTGGAACACGGGGTTTCTCGCGCCGCTGTTCCTGGTCTCGGGCATGTCGGCGGCGGCCGCGCTGGTGCTGCTCGGGACCCGCAGCGAGATCGAACGCCACACGTTCACGCGCATCGACATCGTGCTGATCGCGGTGAAGCTGTCGTTGATCGCGCTGCTGCTGGTCAACCTCGCGACCGGTTCGAGGGTGCAGATCGAGGCCGCGCAGATGGTCTTCGAGGGCGAATTCGCGATTCCGTTCTGGGTCTTCCTGGTGATTCCGGGTCTGATGATTCCGCTGATCCTCGAGTACTGGGAACTCAAGGGGAGGCGACGGGCGTGGATGCTGGTGAGCCCGGTCCTGGTGCTCTACGGCAGCTATATGCTGCGCCAGCTCACCGTGGACATGGGGCAGGCGTCGAGTTACGTCAGTTACATCAACGCGTTCGATCCCACCCTGCTCGAGTTGCTGCGGTGA